The proteins below come from a single Branchiostoma floridae strain S238N-H82 chromosome 5, Bfl_VNyyK, whole genome shotgun sequence genomic window:
- the LOC118415418 gene encoding polyamine oxidase 6-like translates to MEKAVEHAIYDTGYGEKPDVSSLLRGELNPTKEMFGSKTYFITDQRGYVYIIEQMAGSFLAENDRRLKLNKTVTTVQWGDHGVIVTTKDGSKYAADYAIVTFSMGVLQDNSIEFVPGLPDWKREAISRVRMAVYTKIYLKFPSKFWDDDANIWYAGERRGYYTVWQNMEAPGLFPSGSHIILVTVVDEEARRVEAQSDQATQAEVMAVLRTMYGAGIPDPTDILVPRWEQDPFFRGSYANWGVGINDEVLHKLQAPVAGRLFFAGDGTGPHFGYLQGAFLEGARVADAIATCVRGGPCEKEYQPPRRGCTCPAAANFDIQATVDDGSCLYTSGGGSIMPFSTSFYLVIFAAFTFNCMV, encoded by the exons ATGGAGAAAGCCGTTGAACACGCCATCTACGATACTGGTTATGGGGAAAAGCCAGACGTGTCATCTTTGCTCAGGGGAGAGCTTAACCCGACAAAAGAAATGTTCGGCAGTAAAACGTACTTCATCACAGACCAGCGAGGATATGTTTACATCATCGAGCAAATGGCAGGAAGCTTTCTCGCAGAAAATGACCGACGGCTCAAGCTCAATAAAACAGTTACCACAGTACAGTGGGGTGACCATGGTGTGATTGTCACTACCAAAGATGGTTCTAAATACGCAGCCGACTATGCAATCGTGACCTTCAGCATGGGGGTTCTACAAGACAACTCCATCGAGTTTGTTCCGGGTCTGCCCGACTGGAAACGAGAGGCCATCTCACGAGTACGCATGGCCGTGTACACCAAGATCTACCTGAAGTTTCCATCTAAATTCTGGGACGACGATGCGAACATTTGGTACGCTGGAGAGCGCAGGGGGTACTACACCGTGTGGCAGAACATGGAGGCACCAGGCTTGTTTCCTTCGGGTTCTCACATCATTCTTG TGACAGTTGTGGACGAAGAGGCACGACGTGTGGAGGCCCAGTCTGACCAAGCAACTCAGGCCGAAGTCATGGCTGTCCTCCGCACCATGTACGGAGCCGGCATCCCCGACCCTACAGACATCCTGGTGCCGAGATGGGAACAGGACCCGTTCTTCCGCGGCAGCTACGCCAACTGGGGAGTCGGCATCAATGATGAGGTGCTGCACAAGCTGCAAGCTCCTGTCGCCGGGCGTCTTTTCTTCGCAGGAGACGGGACCGGTCCGCACTTTGGCTACCTGCAGGGCGCCTTCCTTGAGGGAGCGAGAGTTGCTGACGCCATCGCGACGTGTGTGAGAGGAGGCCCGTGTGAGAAGGAGTACCAGCCGCCCCGCCGGGGTTGTACCTGTCCCGCTGCAGCCAACTTCGACATCCAGGCCACGGTAGACGACGGGTCCTGCCTGTACACCAGTGGCGGAGGCAGCATCATGCCGTTTTCAACCTCATTCTATCTTGTGATTTTTGCAGCGTTTACATTCAATTGTATGGTGTAA